The Triticum aestivum cultivar Chinese Spring chromosome 4B, IWGSC CS RefSeq v2.1, whole genome shotgun sequence sequence NNNNNNNNNNNNNNNNNNNNNNNNNNNNNNNNNNNNNNNNNNNNNNNNNNNNNNNNNNNNNNNNNNNNNNNNNNNNNNNNNNNNNNNNNNNNNNNNNNNNNNNNNNNNNNNNNNNNNNNNNNNNNNNNNNNNNNNNNNNNNNNNNNNNNNNNNNNNNNNNNNNNNNNNNNNNNNNNNNNNNNNNNNNNNNNNNNNNNNNNNNNNNNNNNNNNNNNNNNNNNNNNNNNNNNNNNNNNNNNNNNNNNNNNNNNNNNNNNNNNNNNNNNNNNNNNNNNNNNNNNNNNNNNNNNNNNNNNNNNNNNNNNNNNNNNNNNNNNNNNNNNNNNNNNNNNNNNNNNNNNNNNNNNNNNNNNNNNNNNNNNNNNNNNNNNNNNNNNNNNNNNNNNNNNNNNNNNNNNNNNNNNNNNNNNNNNNNNNNNNNNNNNNNNNNNNNNNNNNNNNNNNNNNNNNNNNNNNNNNNNNNNNNNNNNNNNNNNNNNNNNNNNNNNNNNNNNNNNNNNNNNNNNNNNNNNNNNNNNNNNNNNNNNNNNNNNNNNNNNNNNNNNNNNNNNNNNNNNNNNNNNNNNNNNNNNNNNNNNNNNNNNNNNNNNNNNNNNNNNNNNNNNNNNNNNNNNNNNNNNNNNNNNNNNNNNNNNNNNNNNNNNNNNNNNNNNNNNNNNNNNNNNNNNNNNNNNNNNNNNNNNNNNNNNNNNNNNNNNNNNNNNNNNNNNNNNNNNNNNNNNNNNNNNNNNNNNNNNNNNNNNNNNNNNNNNNNNNNNNNNNNNNNNNNNNNNNNNNNNNNNNNNNNNNNNNNNNNNNNNNNNNNNNNNNNNNNNNNNNNNNNNNNNNNNNNNNNNNNNNNNNNNNNNNNNNNNNNNNNNNNNNNNNNNNNNNNNNNNNNNNNNNNNNNNNNNNNNNNNNNNNNNNNNNNNNNNNNNNNNNNNNNNNNNNNNNNNNNNNNNNNNNNNNNNNNNNNNNNNNNNNNNNNNNNNNNNNNNNNNNNNNNNNNNNNNNNNNNNNNNNNNNNNNNNNNNNNNNNNNNNNNNNNNNNNNNNNNNNNNNNNNNNNNNNNNNNNNNNNNNNNNNNNNNNNNNNNNNNNNNNNNNNNNNNNNNNNNNNNNNNNNNNNNNNNNNNNNNNNNNNNNNNNNNNNNNNNNNNNNNNNNNNNNNNNNNNNNNNNNNNNNNNNNNNNNNNNNNNNNNNNNNNNNNNNNNNNNNNNNNNNNNNNNNNNNNNNNNNNNNNNNNNNNNNNNNNNNNNNNNNNNNNNNNNNNNNNNNNNNNNNNNNNNNNNNNNNNNNNNNNNNNNNNNNNNNNNNNNNNNNNNNNNNNNNNNNNNNNNNNNNNNNNNNNNNNNNNNNNNNNNNNNNNNNNNNNNNNNNNNNNNNNNNNNNNNNNNNNNNNNNNNNNNNNNNNNNNNNNNNNNNNNNNNNNNNNNNNNNNNNNNNNNNNNNNNNNNNNNNNNNNNNNNNNNNNNNNNNNNNNNNNNNNNNNNNNNNNNNNNNNNNNNNNNNNNNNNNNNNNNNNNNNNNNNNNNNNNNNNNNNNNNNNNNNNNNNNNNNNNNNNNNNNNNNNNNNNNNNNNNNNNNNNNNNNNNNNNNNNNNNNNNNNNNNNNNNNNNNNNNNNNNNNNNNNNNNNNNNNNNNNNNNNNNNNNNNNNNNNNNNNNNNNNNNNNNNNNNNNNNNNNNNNNNNNNNNNNNNNNNNNNNNNNNNNNNNNNNNNNNNNNNNNNNNNNNNNNNNNNNNNNNNNNNNNNNNNNNNNNNNNNNNNNNNNNNNNNNNNNNNNNNNNNNNNNNNNNNNNNNNNNNNNNNNNNNNNNNNNNNNNNNNNNNNNNNNNNNNNNNNNNNNNNNNNNNNNNNNNNNNNNNNNNNNNNNNNNNNNNNNNNNNNNNNNNNNNNNNNNNNNNNNNNNNNNNNNNNNNNNNNNNNNNNNNNNNNNNNNNNNNNNNNNNNNNNNNNNNNNNNNNNNNNNNNNNNNNNNNNNNNNNNNNNNNNNNNNNNNNNNNNNNNNNNNNNNNNNNNNNNNNNNNNNNNNNNNNNNNNNNNNNNNNNNNNNNNNNNNNNNNNNNNNNNNNNNNNNNNNNNNNNNNNNNNNNNNNNNNNNNNNNNNNNNNNNNNNNNNNNNNNNNNNNNNNNNNNNNNNNNNNNNNNNNNNNNNNNNNNNNNNNNNNNNNNNNNNNNNNNNNNNNNNNNNNNNNNNNNNNNNNNNNNNNNNNNNNNNNNNNNNNNNNNNNNNNNNNNNNNNNNNNNNNNNNNNNNNNNNNNNNNNNNNNNNNNNNNNNNNNNNNNNNNNNNNNNNNNNNNNNNNNNNNNNNNNNNNNNNNNNNNNNNNNNNNNNNNNNNNNNNNNNNNNNNNNNNNNNNNNNNNNNNNNNNNNNNNNNNNNNNNNNNNNNNNNNNNNNNNNNNNNNNNNNNNNNNNNNNNNNNNNNNNNNNNNNNNNNNNNNNNNNNNNNNNNNNNNNNNNNNNNNNNNNNNNNNNNNNNNNNNNNNNNNNNNNNNNNNNNNNNNNNNNNNNNNNNNNNNNNNNNNNNNNNNNNNNNNNNNNNNNNNNNNNNNNNNNNNNNNNNNNNNNNNNNNNNNNNNNNNNNNNNNNNNNNNNNNNNNNNNNNNNNNNNNNNNNNNNNNNNNNNNNNNNNNNNNNNNNNNNNNNNNNNNNNNNNNNNNNNNNNNNNNNNNNNNNNNNNNNNNNNNNNNNNNNNNNNNNNNNNNNNNNNNAATTCTCTCTAAACTAGTACTAACTAGACATAATTGTAAATACATTGACATAGACTCCTAGTAGTGGCTAGATTGGGCCTCGTCCGTCGTTGCTGGTATGTGGCCCCCCACATGACAATATATGTGATGGAATAAACATTATTTGCACATGAACAAATCCTGGCATGCAATAAAATAGGTAGAAATATATTAGTACTAATGGCGACTAGTAGCACTGTAGCTGGCGTCTGTTATAACTTATCATTACTTTTCCTTTAGGCTCTTGACCCACCTTGCTCACATCCACCTTAGGGAATGGAGATATTAACTTGAACTCAAAGTTTCTTAATAGATGGCTCCATATGACCTTAATTTGCAGGTAAGCCAAGGCCATGCCAGAACAAACATGCCTTCCACCACCAAATGTTGTGAAAGAGTACTTGCCgccaactctgtcctcctctctTCCAGGACCAAACCGATCTGGATCGTACGCATGAGGGTCATTGTAAACATGTGACAGCTTATTGTTGAGTGTTGTAGGGATTACAATGTTATGCCCTTCAGGTATGTCATATTCCTTGCCTTCCTTGGTCTGCACCTTGAATTTCTTATGTGCCTTGCGAGCTAACATTTGCACTGGTGTATGCATCCGAAGTGCCTCCTTGATGCATCTATGCAGGGTATCCATCTCTAAAAATGCATCATAGCCTATTTGGTTCTTGTACTTGCTAATTATATGCTTTTGCTCCTCCACGGCAGCTATTAAGAATTTGGTGTTGCTCAACATGAAAGCTCCAGTCCATATACTAGTGCTGGAGCTTGGGTGCTTTCCAGCAAATATGAGTGCTATGATCATGCCGCAAATTTCGGCTTCGGATGCAGAGCGACCGTCTTTATATTTGGAATTCATCAACCTCTGCAGTGCATCCTCCTGAACTCGGCCGGAGCTCCTGCGTGACCTGATAGTTGTAGTGAATATTTCTTTAAGCCTGATGTGCGCCTTGTCGCGCCGGCGGTTTGTCGAGGTTGGAATATAGGGGAACAAGAAACTAAAAAAGTTTAAGCCATTCTCAAGTTCATGAAACAATGATGAAACTTCTTCCAGCATCATCTCACGAACCTCATATCCGAGTAGGCACCGACTTGAGATAAACATGAGCACCTGCTCGAGTTCATGTTTAAGATCAACTATGCCCTCTTGTCCCCAGCTTGCAAAGTAGGCCTGCATTGTAGTATAAGAAAGCCATCAGTCAAGTGCAACACACACGCATGGTATCAGTACTCATGTCATCTACATCTTCTATCCAAATCTAATGACAAATGTTGAAACAACGTCCAACACATGCCTCATCTTGCTAATCCAATGTGTTGTTTTACAAGTAGTTTATACTTGTCTTGTGGACTGAGTGGACTGCGTACACTCTATTATTTTTCTCTACTTACCTACACTTAGAAGAAATTTAGTAAAACtacatatcatcattgcatcatatgcacatgtatTTTTTATTGGGAAATCACATGTAGTACATCTATAGCACACATACTTAATTTAAGGAAATTTATGCAAGCAAACTGCCTCTGGAAGAGGTGTATTGGAGAATATATGAAACCACANNNNNNNNNNNNNNNNNNNNNNNNNNNNNNNNNNNNNNNNNNNNNNNNNNNNNNNNNNNNNNNNNNNNNNNNNNNNNNNNNNNNNNNNNNNNNNNNNNNNNNNNNNNNNNNNNNNNNNNNNNNNNNNNNNNNNNNNNNNNNNNNNNNNNNNNNNNNNNNNNNNNNNNNNNNNNNNNNNNNNNNNNNNNNNNNNNNNNNNNNNNNNNNNNNNNNNNNNNNNNNNNNNNNNNNNNNNNNNNNNNNNNNNNNNNNNNNNNNNNNNNNNNNNNNNNNNNNNNNNNNNNNNNNNNNNNNNNNNNNNNNNNNNNNNNNNNNNNNNNNNNNNNNNNNNNNNNNNNNNNNNNNNNNNNNNNNNNNNNNNNNNNNNNNNNNNNNNNNNNNNNNNNNNNNNNNNNNNNNNNNNNNNNNNNNNNNNNNNNNNNNNNNNNNNNNNNNNNNNNNNNNNNNNNNNNNNNNNNNNNNNNNNNNNNNNNNNNNNNNNNNNNNNNNNNNNNNNNNNNNNNNNNNNNNNNNNNNNNNNNNNNNNNNNNNNNNNNNNNNNNNNNNNNNNNNNNNNNNNNNNNNNNNNNNNNNNNNNNNNNNNNNNNNNNNNNNNNNNNNNNNNNNNNNNNNNNNNNNNNNNNNNNNNNNNNNNNNNNNNNNNNNNNNNNNNNNNNNNNNNNNNNNNNNNNNNNNNNNNNNNNNNNNNNNNNNNNNNNNNNNNNNNNNNNNNNNNNNNNNNNNNNNNNNNNNNNNNNNNNNNNNNNNNNNNNNNNNNNNNNNNNNNNNNNNNNNNNNNNNNNNNNNNNNNNNNNNNNNNNNNNNNNNNNNNNNNNNNNNNNNNNNNNNNNNNNNNNNNNNNNNNNNNNNNNNNNNNNNNNNNNNNNNNNNNNNNNNNNNNNNNNNNNNNNNNNNNNNNNNNNNNNNNNNNNNNNNNNNNNNNNNNNNNNNNNNNNNNNNNNNNNNNNNNNNNNNNNNNNNNNNNNNNNNNNNNNNNNNNNNNNNNNNNN is a genomic window containing:
- the LOC123089617 gene encoding obtusifoliol 14-alpha demethylase-like, encoding MQAYFASWGQEGIVDLKHELEQVLMFISSRCLLGYEVREMMLEEVSSLFHELENGLNFFSFLFPYIPTSTNRRRDKAHIRLKEIFTTTIRSRRSSGRVQEDALQRLMNSKYKDGRSASEAEICGMIIALIFAGKHPSSSTSIWTGAFMLSNTKFLIAAVEEQKHIISKYKNQIGYDAFLEMDTLHRCIKEALRMHTPVQMLARKAHKKFKVQTKEGKEYDIPEGHNIVIPTTLNNKLSHVYNDPHAYDPDRFGPGREEDRVGGKYSFTTFGGGRHVCSGMALAYLQIKVIWSHLLRNFEFKLISPFPKVDVSKVGQEPKGKVMISYNRRQLQCY